A genomic stretch from Gemmatimonadota bacterium includes:
- a CDS encoding MFS transporter, with product MQDRPRQPQVSPLTRLLQRGATIEPGETASVVTAFLLFFCVMSGYFAVRPVRETVGTILGAERTADLFVATWIASIAIVPIYGWLCARFRRSVFLPWIYGFVALALATVGVVLRGAGDSVHAAQFFFVFISVLNLFVVSVFWSFLLELFDAGQTKRLFGVIAAGGTAGALVGPLLTSIIVVQVGNAGILFLGAALFGGAIVCQRLLIRIWEQSDSATGPDGAPRDAPLGGNPFAGFSLILKSPYLMGIALFVVFGATANTFLYFAQLRIVSDTFADPAIRTRVFGQLDFTVQSLTFIAQIVFTGRIASKFGIGALLTAVPLAVATGFLFLSGAQSFAILAAVMITRRVGEYSFVRPGREMLFSRVDTETKYKAKNAIDVPVYRGGDALVAQVDSALSGAGMAPTGIALFGAGAAVAWAVNGLLLGRAKRDVEARARAETAGAAT from the coding sequence ATCGAGCCCGGGGAGACGGCTTCCGTCGTCACGGCCTTCCTGTTGTTCTTCTGCGTGATGTCCGGGTACTTCGCGGTCCGCCCCGTCCGCGAGACCGTGGGCACCATCCTGGGCGCGGAACGGACGGCCGACCTGTTCGTCGCGACGTGGATCGCCTCGATCGCCATCGTGCCGATCTACGGGTGGCTGTGTGCGCGATTCCGCCGCAGCGTCTTCCTGCCCTGGATCTACGGCTTCGTGGCGCTCGCCCTGGCCACGGTGGGCGTCGTGCTGCGCGGGGCCGGAGACAGCGTGCACGCGGCGCAGTTCTTCTTCGTCTTCATCAGCGTGCTGAACCTGTTCGTCGTCTCCGTCTTCTGGAGCTTCCTGCTCGAGCTGTTCGACGCCGGCCAGACCAAGCGGCTCTTCGGCGTGATCGCTGCGGGGGGCACGGCGGGTGCGCTCGTCGGCCCTCTGCTCACCAGCATCATCGTGGTGCAGGTCGGCAACGCCGGTATCCTCTTCCTCGGCGCGGCGCTCTTCGGCGGCGCGATCGTCTGCCAACGCCTCCTCATCCGCATCTGGGAGCAGAGCGACAGCGCCACCGGTCCGGACGGCGCGCCGCGCGACGCACCCCTGGGGGGCAATCCCTTCGCGGGCTTCAGCCTCATCCTGAAGTCCCCGTACCTCATGGGGATCGCGCTGTTCGTGGTGTTCGGCGCAACGGCCAACACCTTCCTCTACTTCGCGCAGCTCCGCATCGTCTCCGACACGTTCGCCGATCCGGCCATCCGTACGCGGGTCTTCGGGCAACTCGATTTCACCGTCCAGAGTCTCACGTTCATCGCGCAGATCGTCTTCACGGGTCGCATCGCTTCGAAGTTCGGGATCGGGGCCCTGCTGACCGCGGTCCCGTTGGCCGTGGCCACGGGCTTCCTCTTCCTGTCCGGAGCGCAGAGCTTCGCGATCCTGGCGGCGGTGATGATCACGCGTCGCGTGGGGGAGTACTCCTTCGTGCGCCCCGGCCGCGAGATGCTCTTCAGCCGGGTGGACACGGAGACCAAGTACAAGGCCAAGAACGCCATCGACGTGCCGGTCTACCGCGGGGGAGACGCGCTCGTGGCCCAGGTGGACTCGGCGCTCAGCGGCGCGGGGATGGCGCCCACGGGCATCGCCCTGTTCGGCGCGGGCGCGGCGGTGGCCTGGGCCGTCAATGGGCTCCTGCTGGGGCGGGCCAAGCGGGACGTGGAGGCGCGGGCGCGCGCGGAGACCGCGGGTGCCGCGACCTAG
- a CDS encoding NAD-dependent epimerase/dehydratase family protein, which yields MTMGRSRREFIRTSALAAGAAGVGLPLGAAGLAPSSAVLPAQQAPRPLRLLILGGTGFTGPHQVRYAVERGHTVTVFNRGRRQTDLPDAVEHLVGDRNGDLESLKGRAWDVVIDNPTTLPQWVRLAGELLKDACDQYVFISTISVYADTSRPGMDETTPVLTYDGEADPFTVPVEESLRWYGALKALSEREAAYWFPGRATIIRPGLIVGPGDESDRFTYWPARISRGGEVLAPGTPADPTQVIDARDLAEWTIRMAENGTVGVFNGTGPEQPRPIGRMLEGIRDAIDADARFTFVPQDFLQEHGVRGWVDMPVWVASTPESAGFMRVSVERAGAAGLTYRPLSETARDTLAYYRSRSAERNAQMRAGLPPEREREVLSAWHARGR from the coding sequence ATGACGATGGGACGCAGTCGCAGGGAGTTCATCCGTACGTCGGCGCTGGCCGCGGGTGCGGCGGGTGTGGGACTGCCGCTGGGGGCGGCCGGGCTCGCGCCGAGCTCCGCCGTCCTCCCGGCGCAACAGGCGCCGCGTCCGCTCCGCCTGCTGATCCTGGGCGGGACCGGCTTCACGGGCCCCCACCAGGTCCGTTACGCGGTCGAGCGGGGCCACACCGTCACGGTCTTCAACCGCGGACGTCGTCAGACGGACCTGCCCGACGCGGTGGAGCACCTGGTCGGGGACCGCAATGGGGATCTCGAGTCCCTCAAGGGCCGCGCGTGGGACGTGGTGATCGACAACCCCACCACACTCCCTCAATGGGTGCGCCTCGCGGGCGAGCTGCTCAAGGACGCGTGCGACCAGTACGTGTTCATCAGCACCATCTCCGTCTACGCCGACACGAGCCGCCCCGGCATGGACGAGACCACACCCGTCCTGACCTACGACGGCGAAGCGGACCCCTTCACCGTGCCGGTCGAGGAGTCGTTGCGCTGGTACGGAGCGCTGAAGGCGCTCTCCGAGCGCGAGGCCGCGTACTGGTTCCCCGGCCGGGCCACGATCATCCGACCCGGCCTGATCGTGGGCCCCGGAGACGAGTCGGACCGCTTCACGTACTGGCCCGCCCGGATCTCCCGCGGTGGGGAGGTCCTGGCGCCGGGAACGCCCGCGGACCCGACGCAGGTGATCGACGCACGGGATCTGGCCGAGTGGACGATCCGCATGGCGGAGAACGGCACCGTCGGCGTGTTCAATGGCACCGGTCCCGAGCAGCCCCGCCCGATCGGCCGCATGCTGGAGGGCATCCGCGATGCCATCGACGCGGACGCGCGCTTCACCTTCGTGCCGCAGGACTTCCTGCAGGAGCACGGTGTGCGGGGGTGGGTGGACATGCCGGTGTGGGTGGCCTCGACGCCCGAGAGCGCGGGGTTCATGCGCGTCAGCGTGGAGCGCGCGGGCGCGGCAGGCCTCACATATCGTCCCCTGTCGGAGACGGCGCGCGACACGCTCGCCTACTACCGGTCCCGCTCCGCCGAACGCAACGCCCAGATGCGCGCCGGCCTGCCGCCGGAGCGGGAGCGGGAGGTGCTGTCGGCCTGGCACGCCCGCGGCCGCTGA
- a CDS encoding molybdopterin cofactor-binding domain-containing protein, whose translation MSPQGWSPNALARALDPWRGTTSRRDFLKTSGLFVLSFSGGPLLRPGSDRAGTAGPYPDPDFRQLDSWLVVHEDGSATFYVGKTDGGQGTGTAFRQLMCDELDLAFERSTLVMGRTDLTVDQGGSGGSDAVERDATPARRVAAEARRVLLELASERLGVPVDALAVRHGVVRVEREPARAVTYGELIGGRRFDIALQGDNVNETAGQATLKPVQALELTGQSIPRYDIPAKVDGSLEWAVDVRLPGMVHARHVRPPFAGATLVDVDESSVADLPGLVRVVRRANYLAVVCEREEQAIEAARLLQATWEKPERAPFPASEELFDYLRSTTPEPGRPARVVGDPDGALAAAATRVEAEYDVPFQGHTAIGPAHGLADPSDGQMTLYTNDMKPYSLRTGVAEFLGMPRENVRVIWMEGPQLYGRTAADDAGFEAAFLAHELGRPVRVQWMRDEETAWDTKGPAFAFTLRGGLDAQGRLVALDYHARTADYAHLGYNEASTVLIAQLMGIRPERPSAGGASPPDEMYHIPHRRQETLVVRFPLAFETPLRTGNLRDPDGPQITFASESFIDELAHAARRDPVDFRLELLRAGTEEGGAHLRTRAIAVIEAAAEAFGWEPRTSPQPIGSGRILTGRGIAYAHRARTVVAEIAEVDVDRETGRVQVKRMVCAHDCGLVVNPDGVRNAIQGNLLHGLSRTLYEEVQFDTEMVKSVDWRTHPTLRHEDAPERIDIVLVNGDPDPDRPDLPAYGAGEPSHRPVPAAVANAIFDATGVRLRRLPLRPERVKRALEAAGL comes from the coding sequence ATGAGCCCGCAGGGCTGGAGCCCGAACGCGCTCGCGCGGGCGCTGGACCCGTGGCGCGGCACCACCTCGCGCCGTGACTTCCTGAAGACCTCGGGACTGTTCGTCCTGAGCTTCAGTGGCGGCCCGCTGCTCAGGCCCGGATCGGACCGGGCGGGGACCGCCGGACCCTACCCCGACCCCGACTTCCGCCAACTGGATTCGTGGCTGGTCGTCCACGAGGACGGGTCCGCCACGTTCTACGTCGGGAAGACAGACGGTGGACAGGGCACCGGAACGGCGTTCCGGCAGCTGATGTGCGACGAGCTCGACCTCGCCTTCGAACGCTCCACGCTGGTGATGGGACGCACGGATCTGACCGTGGACCAGGGAGGCTCCGGCGGATCGGATGCGGTCGAGCGCGACGCCACGCCCGCGCGCCGTGTCGCCGCCGAAGCGCGACGCGTGCTGCTGGAGCTGGCGTCGGAGCGGTTGGGTGTGCCGGTGGATGCGCTCGCGGTTCGGCACGGGGTCGTCCGCGTCGAGCGCGAACCTGCGCGCGCGGTGACGTACGGCGAGTTGATCGGCGGGCGCCGGTTCGACATCGCGCTCCAGGGCGACAACGTCAACGAGACGGCAGGCCAGGCCACGCTCAAGCCCGTGCAGGCCCTGGAGCTGACCGGCCAGTCGATCCCGCGCTACGACATCCCGGCCAAGGTGGATGGCTCGCTCGAGTGGGCCGTGGACGTGCGCCTTCCGGGCATGGTGCACGCGCGCCACGTGCGACCGCCTTTCGCGGGCGCCACCCTGGTGGACGTGGACGAGTCCTCGGTGGCCGACCTGCCCGGGCTCGTGCGCGTCGTGCGGCGCGCGAACTACCTGGCGGTGGTGTGCGAGCGGGAGGAGCAGGCCATCGAGGCCGCGCGCCTCCTGCAGGCCACCTGGGAGAAGCCGGAGCGCGCGCCCTTCCCCGCCTCCGAGGAGCTCTTCGACTACCTGCGCAGCACGACCCCCGAGCCGGGGCGACCGGCCCGGGTGGTCGGCGATCCGGACGGTGCGCTCGCGGCAGCGGCGACCCGGGTGGAGGCCGAGTACGACGTGCCGTTCCAGGGGCACACCGCCATCGGTCCCGCCCACGGGCTGGCCGACCCGTCGGACGGGCAGATGACGCTGTACACCAACGACATGAAGCCCTACAGCCTGCGCACCGGGGTGGCCGAGTTCCTCGGGATGCCGAGGGAGAACGTGCGCGTGATCTGGATGGAGGGCCCCCAGCTCTACGGGCGCACGGCCGCCGACGATGCCGGGTTCGAAGCGGCGTTCCTGGCGCACGAGCTCGGACGACCGGTCCGCGTCCAGTGGATGCGGGACGAGGAGACCGCCTGGGACACCAAGGGCCCGGCGTTCGCGTTCACGCTGCGCGGCGGTCTCGACGCGCAAGGCAGGCTCGTGGCGCTCGACTATCATGCGCGCACCGCGGACTACGCCCACCTGGGCTACAACGAGGCCTCGACGGTCCTGATCGCGCAGTTGATGGGCATCCGGCCGGAGCGGCCCTCCGCGGGCGGCGCCTCACCGCCGGACGAGATGTACCACATCCCACACCGACGGCAGGAGACGCTCGTCGTGCGGTTCCCCCTCGCGTTCGAGACCCCGCTCAGGACCGGCAATCTGAGGGATCCGGATGGACCGCAGATCACGTTCGCGTCGGAGTCCTTCATCGACGAGCTCGCGCACGCCGCGCGTCGCGATCCGGTGGACTTCCGGCTCGAGCTCCTGCGCGCCGGCACGGAGGAGGGAGGCGCACACCTGCGCACGCGGGCGATCGCCGTCATCGAGGCCGCGGCCGAGGCCTTCGGGTGGGAGCCTCGGACCTCGCCGCAGCCGATCGGCAGCGGCCGCATCCTCACGGGGCGCGGGATCGCATACGCGCATCGCGCGCGCACGGTCGTGGCGGAGATCGCCGAGGTGGACGTGGACCGCGAGACCGGACGCGTCCAGGTGAAGCGCATGGTGTGTGCCCACGACTGCGGGCTCGTGGTCAACCCGGACGGGGTCCGCAACGCCATCCAGGGCAACCTGCTGCACGGGCTCAGCCGGACCTTGTACGAGGAGGTGCAGTTCGACACGGAGATGGTGAAGAGCGTGGATTGGCGCACGCATCCGACGCTACGGCACGAGGACGCACCGGAGCGCATCGACATCGTGCTGGTCAACGGGGATCCGGATCCGGACCGACCGGACCTGCCGGCCTACGGCGCGGGGGAGCCCTCGCATCGACCCGTGCCCGCGGCCGTGGCCAACGCGATCTTCGACGCCACCGGAGTCCGTCTGCGTCGTCTGCCGCTCCGCCCGGAGCGGGTCAAGCGCGCGCTGGAGGCCGCCGGGCTCTGA
- a CDS encoding (2Fe-2S)-binding protein — MSEITLTVNGRRRTVDVDPATPLLYVLRNDLELRGPRFGCGLGQCGTCTVLVDGRPVRSCSRAVSSVRGEVTTLEGLAQDGRLHPVQQAWVDEQVPQCGFCQNGQILTAKALLDRNPAPTDEDIRRGMNGVLCRCMTYYRIQAAVKRAAAALAADGSAPGPADAEVRP; from the coding sequence ATGAGCGAGATCACGCTCACGGTGAACGGTCGGCGACGCACCGTGGACGTCGACCCCGCCACCCCGCTGCTCTACGTGCTCCGCAACGACCTGGAGCTGCGCGGCCCCCGCTTCGGCTGCGGGCTCGGCCAGTGTGGCACCTGCACGGTCCTGGTGGACGGGCGTCCGGTGCGATCCTGCAGTCGCGCGGTGTCATCCGTGCGGGGTGAGGTCACGACCCTGGAGGGTCTGGCGCAGGATGGACGACTGCACCCGGTCCAGCAGGCCTGGGTCGACGAGCAGGTGCCGCAGTGCGGCTTCTGCCAGAACGGGCAGATCCTGACCGCCAAGGCCCTGCTCGACCGCAACCCCGCACCCACGGACGAGGACATCCGCCGCGGCATGAACGGCGTGCTGTGTCGCTGCATGACCTACTACCGGATCCAGGCCGCGGTGAAGCGCGCCGCGGCGGCCCTGGCCGCGGACGGCTCCGCGCCCGGCCCGGCCGACGCGGAGGTGCGGCCATGA